Proteins from one Gibbsiella quercinecans genomic window:
- a CDS encoding MFS transporter — protein MTDSRYNAAGKLPNGRVLSHGLVLIMSAATGIAVGSQYYNQPLLGMIADDFGTASGLVATTTQIGYALGLILLVPLGDKMERRTLILFQCLGLALAMVAASLSPGLYSLAFSSVLIGMFATIAQQMIPHAAGLTSSPQRERALATITSGLLVGVLVARTVGGFVGAWYGWRSVFLLGAVLSVLMMACLAVKLPRSQSDSRLPYLKLLSSLFVLARSEPVLRKAALTQSLLFFGFSAFWTILALLLQTPRFGLNSGIAGLFGIVALAGAALAPFCGRIAGKRGPQGAVRLGVILVVASFLLMIPLQNLIGLGIGVILMTTGLQISLISHQTIVLAAAGSARGRFNTVFMAAQFAFGAAGSAAASVAWEHGGWTAVMIMSAAFSLLAMCLQSIRIPKH, from the coding sequence ATGACGGATTCACGCTATAACGCCGCCGGAAAATTGCCGAATGGTCGCGTTCTCAGCCATGGGTTGGTATTGATAATGTCCGCAGCGACAGGGATCGCCGTAGGTAGCCAGTATTACAATCAGCCTCTGCTGGGCATGATTGCTGATGATTTCGGCACCGCCTCCGGTCTGGTTGCCACAACCACTCAAATCGGCTATGCCCTGGGCCTCATCCTGCTTGTGCCGCTTGGCGATAAGATGGAGCGACGTACGCTGATACTGTTCCAGTGCCTGGGACTGGCGTTAGCGATGGTTGCCGCAAGCCTTTCCCCCGGATTATACAGCCTTGCATTCTCCTCCGTGCTGATCGGCATGTTTGCCACCATCGCTCAACAGATGATCCCACACGCAGCCGGGCTCACATCCTCCCCCCAGCGTGAACGAGCTCTGGCAACGATTACCAGCGGACTTCTGGTGGGCGTGCTGGTTGCGAGAACCGTCGGTGGTTTTGTGGGTGCCTGGTACGGCTGGCGTTCTGTATTCCTGCTGGGGGCCGTGCTGTCTGTGCTGATGATGGCTTGCCTTGCAGTAAAGCTGCCGCGGAGCCAGTCGGATTCGCGGCTCCCCTACCTCAAATTACTCAGTTCACTGTTTGTACTGGCACGCTCCGAGCCTGTTCTCAGGAAAGCGGCACTGACGCAAAGCCTGCTGTTCTTTGGCTTCAGTGCATTCTGGACGATTTTGGCCCTGCTACTCCAGACGCCCCGTTTTGGGCTGAACAGCGGTATTGCTGGTCTGTTCGGGATAGTGGCGCTTGCTGGAGCTGCGCTGGCTCCTTTTTGCGGTCGTATCGCGGGTAAACGAGGTCCACAGGGCGCCGTACGTCTTGGCGTTATTCTGGTCGTTGCCAGTTTCCTTCTGATGATCCCGTTGCAAAACCTTATCGGGCTGGGCATCGGCGTGATCCTTATGACTACTGGTCTGCAAATTTCTCTGATCAGTCATCAGACGATTGTTCTTGCCGCGGCCGGAAGTGCCCGTGGCCGTTTTAATACCGTGTTCATGGCGGCACAGTTCGCTTTCGGCGCGGCCGGTTCCGCCGCTGCCAGCGTTGCCTGGGAACATGGGGGATGGACCGCAGTAATGATAATGTCGGCAGCGTTCTCTCTCCTGGCTATGTGTCTGCAATCCATCCGTATTCCAAAACATTAA
- a CDS encoding MBL fold metallo-hydrolase, producing the protein MIEEHQIGEFTLMTLLDGIFLCDTDFIPAAKSEEGETLFKSVGLPAVGPSPEPINAFALKKGDQLWLIDAGCGRELGPRFGKAPAALQKAGFTLAQVGGIILSHLHEDHIGGLINEDGTPLYPQATLFISQEELAFWTSASSQEHYPHLAESGLFSLIASVLQAYEGSVKAVAATGEVMPGVHLVPLHGHTPGHSGIEITDGNQRLLIWGDVIHSTLLQLRYPQWSIGFDMDPPQALATRLQLLVRLATEDTLVAGPHVMGMGKIRDCCEGGYTLHQHNPA; encoded by the coding sequence ATGATTGAAGAACATCAGATTGGTGAATTTACACTCATGACATTGCTTGATGGGATATTTCTCTGCGACACGGATTTTATCCCTGCCGCCAAATCCGAAGAAGGGGAAACCCTGTTCAAAAGCGTGGGACTGCCTGCTGTCGGTCCATCGCCTGAACCCATCAACGCCTTTGCGCTGAAAAAGGGGGATCAGCTTTGGCTGATTGACGCGGGTTGCGGCCGGGAACTGGGCCCGCGATTTGGCAAGGCACCGGCGGCACTGCAAAAAGCGGGCTTCACGCTGGCTCAGGTCGGGGGGATCATTTTGTCCCATCTGCATGAGGACCATATCGGAGGGTTAATTAACGAAGACGGCACACCACTCTATCCTCAGGCCACACTGTTTATTTCACAGGAAGAGTTAGCCTTCTGGACCAGTGCGTCTTCGCAGGAACACTATCCGCATCTGGCAGAATCGGGGCTTTTTTCTCTGATAGCGTCGGTGCTGCAGGCTTATGAAGGCTCGGTGAAGGCGGTTGCCGCGACTGGAGAAGTGATGCCGGGGGTACATCTGGTGCCGCTGCATGGTCATACACCCGGTCATAGCGGCATTGAAATCACCGATGGCAACCAGCGTTTACTCATCTGGGGAGATGTTATCCATTCGACGTTACTCCAGCTACGGTATCCGCAATGGAGTATCGGGTTCGATATGGATCCTCCTCAGGCACTGGCTACCCGCTTACAGTTACTGGTCAGGTTGGCAACCGAAGACACGCTTGTCGCTGGCCCGCATGTGATGGGAATGGGGAAGATCCGCGACTGCTGTGAGGGTGGGTATACCTTGCATCAGCACAACCCAGCATAG
- a CDS encoding AraC family transcriptional regulator N-terminal domain-containing protein, translating to MDRPQAIQILAPLLIQELSYWLLVGPAGGMIIAMTAGTRPQAR from the coding sequence ATGGATCGGCCCCAAGCCATTCAGATTCTCGCTCCACTGCTGATTCAAGAACTGAGCTATTGGCTGCTTGTTGGCCCTGCGGGAGGCATGATTATCGCCATGACCGCTGGGACCAGGCCACAAGCACGATAG
- a CDS encoding SDR family NAD(P)-dependent oxidoreductase, with protein MNSQNPVENPVVLITGASSGIGREMARQLAARHCDLVLVGRRRPELDQLAGTLRTEHSIQVHAIAVDLGNAGAAAQLYDEVKHLGIVVDWLINNAGVGLYGNHAALDSAELESMLQLNVVTVSALCRLFGADMLARRSGKILNIASTAAYQPSPYFAAYGASKSFVLNFSEAIAKEFEDHGVSVSCLSPGPTATGFFRAVDAQGITTGHFQNRDEPADVAKQGIELMLRGGLSKIVGRKNFLRALSTRFAPRRVVANISKRVLAAGHTNT; from the coding sequence ATGAACAGCCAGAACCCCGTAGAAAATCCTGTCGTGCTCATCACGGGCGCGAGTTCCGGAATCGGTCGGGAGATGGCTCGGCAGCTTGCAGCCCGCCATTGCGACCTTGTTCTCGTCGGTCGACGCCGGCCAGAGCTTGATCAGCTTGCGGGCACTTTGCGCACCGAGCACAGCATCCAGGTTCATGCAATCGCGGTCGACCTGGGAAATGCGGGCGCGGCAGCCCAACTCTACGACGAAGTGAAACACCTTGGCATCGTTGTTGATTGGCTCATCAACAACGCGGGTGTAGGGCTCTATGGTAACCACGCCGCGCTTGATAGCGCAGAGCTGGAGAGCATGCTGCAGCTGAATGTCGTCACGGTATCGGCTCTCTGCCGTCTGTTCGGTGCCGATATGCTGGCCCGGCGTTCGGGGAAGATTTTGAACATCGCTTCGACGGCCGCCTATCAACCCTCACCATATTTCGCAGCTTATGGCGCCTCTAAATCCTTTGTCCTGAACTTCTCCGAAGCTATTGCGAAGGAGTTTGAAGACCATGGCGTCAGCGTAAGCTGCCTGTCACCAGGTCCTACGGCCACTGGCTTCTTCCGCGCCGTGGATGCGCAGGGCATCACCACCGGTCATTTCCAAAATCGGGACGAGCCCGCTGACGTTGCGAAACAGGGCATCGAGCTGATGCTTCGCGGCGGCCTCTCCAAGATCGTAGGCAGGAAGAATTTCTTGCGCGCGCTGTCGACACGGTTTGCCCCTCGCCGCGTCGTGGCCAACATCTCCAAGCGCGTATTGGCGGCCGGTCACACGAATACCTAA
- a CDS encoding YdcF family protein gives MNLSSGVIHDLNMLADWLSPDELAAAESISPDLLILAGHAIMPNITGAMRFIAETGIPVLFSGGIGHSTALLRQAVKNNPLTTAIEIEDKSEAEILADIAERIFAIPKNKIFIENQSTNCGQNADFSRELILQHNLAPSTIILVQDPLMQRRTYESFEFSWKKKNIAGRFINWPVFKPHLIMAGNKPIITGAQFCGVWALNRYISMILGEVKRLRDDVSGYGPLGAGFIGHVDVPEEIECAWQRLIGDSKLAEIVR, from the coding sequence ATGAATTTATCTAGTGGCGTAATCCATGATCTGAATATGCTGGCTGATTGGCTTTCACCTGACGAACTGGCTGCTGCTGAAAGTATCAGCCCGGATCTGCTAATCCTGGCAGGCCATGCGATCATGCCTAATATTACCGGCGCTATGCGGTTTATTGCTGAAACCGGGATTCCGGTACTTTTTAGTGGGGGTATAGGGCATTCGACGGCGCTTCTGCGGCAGGCAGTTAAAAATAATCCCCTGACCACTGCCATTGAAATCGAAGATAAAAGTGAAGCGGAGATCCTTGCGGATATTGCCGAGCGAATTTTCGCCATACCGAAAAATAAGATTTTTATTGAGAATCAATCAACCAACTGTGGTCAAAACGCTGATTTCAGTAGGGAGCTGATATTGCAGCATAATTTGGCGCCATCAACGATCATCCTTGTGCAAGATCCCCTGATGCAGCGCAGGACTTATGAATCTTTCGAATTCAGTTGGAAGAAGAAAAATATTGCGGGGCGTTTTATTAACTGGCCGGTTTTTAAACCCCATTTAATCATGGCCGGTAACAAGCCGATTATTACTGGTGCGCAATTTTGCGGCGTATGGGCGCTTAATCGCTACATTTCAATGATATTAGGTGAGGTGAAACGTCTTCGTGATGATGTGTCTGGTTACGGCCCATTAGGGGCAGGATTCATAGGCCATGTTGATGTTCCTGAAGAAATAGAGTGTGCGTGGCAGCGTCTCATCGGAGATAGCAAACTGGCAGAAATCGTTCGCTAA
- a CDS encoding aldehyde dehydrogenase family protein: MFGKVSPTGEGNLGLIVREPVGVVGMVLPWNFPAATLSWKISPALAAGNSIVVKPAELASLSTLRIGELALEAGIPAGVEVSDAMVHGGPYPATSDARGTSVGTLAIDRFLRPVCYQNYPPVLLPVALKPENPLKLLRLVNCVYSRERG, translated from the coding sequence GTGTTTGGCAAAGTGTCGCCGACAGGTGAAGGCAACCTGGGGTTAATCGTGCGCGAACCGGTCGGGGTGGTCGGCATGGTATTGCCGTGGAATTTCCCGGCGGCAACGCTTTCCTGGAAGATTTCCCCGGCACTGGCTGCAGGTAACTCCATTGTGGTGAAACCGGCCGAACTGGCTTCGCTGTCGACACTGCGTATTGGCGAGCTGGCTCTGGAAGCGGGGATCCCCGCCGGCGTGGAAGTCAGCGATGCGATGGTGCATGGAGGCCCTTATCCGGCAACTTCCGACGCGCGTGGAACATCGGTAGGAACACTGGCAATCGATCGTTTTCTGCGCCCGGTGTGTTATCAGAACTATCCACCTGTGTTGCTGCCGGTAGCGTTAAAACCGGAGAATCCGTTGAAGCTGCTGCGGCTAGTGAATTGTGTTTATAGTCGGGAACGTGGATGA
- a CDS encoding ATP-binding cassette domain-containing protein — MCCILGPSGFGKSTFLRCMNHLERIDRGLLQVGGEMVDYREHHGKLYEMKKSEVARQPAGTAYG; from the coding sequence GTGTGTTGCATCCTGGGGCCATCGGGTTTCGGTAAAAGCACCTTTCTGCGTTGTATGAATCATCTGGAGCGCATCGATCGCGGCCTGTTGCAGGTTGGCGGCGAAATGGTGGACTACCGCGAACATCACGGTAAATTGTATGAGATGAAAAAGTCTGAAGTGGCGCGCCAGCCTGCTGGAACAGCATACGGCTGA
- a CDS encoding FCD domain-containing protein: MVKSAEEHQPILDAMLAGDTELTGQLMKKHLSHMVGDWAG, from the coding sequence CTGGTTAAATCCGCTGAGGAACATCAACCCATCCTTGATGCGATGCTGGCAGGCGACACGGAATTAACCGGCCAACTGATGAAAAAACACCTCAGCCATATGGTGGGTGACTGGGCGGGTTAA
- a CDS encoding carbohydrate porin: MEMLEAQLRATQQKLQAYEDKALAQQQTIATAAPAASASPAALAAASGAPAAQPELSPDTLKKISQYVQDDTGFKYSGYFRSGWATTTNGGPKSWAVGSLGRFGNEYDGWYNLSLKKRAWREGDKSIWANVQFEGDLGLTQSNESFEKGMSGGGMGKLSKLYVEGKGLLPFAPEASVWIGKHTLPQYEIQLLDWKSNRTLSGAGIGIENWALPVGSLSMALTRNDIDNYSTVCVAGSSTCSDTTQVNVNIAEVRYKNLPITDDVTLELGAKYVFANQTDEQKEAQADNDYYQVKSSWLGQAILRNPLLNGTNELTLQVADNSLGSQFMNISNANPDFDYNSSYYGIHSGGIGWRLVNQGEVYLSDKIIMAHSLVYGRGHDLYSTYTGAHTDFETARVVIRPSWIWSRNMQTALELGYFNQQNRVNNLSFDESGYKVTLAQVFKVDTSILNSRPEIRLYTTYLKALENEIDNTTFNDGKDYQISLGVQAEVVF, encoded by the coding sequence ATGGAAATGCTGGAAGCGCAACTGCGCGCCACCCAGCAGAAACTGCAGGCCTATGAGGATAAAGCGCTGGCGCAGCAGCAGACTATCGCCACTGCGGCCCCGGCTGCATCCGCCTCGCCTGCGGCGTTGGCTGCTGCCTCTGGCGCTCCGGCTGCGCAGCCGGAACTGTCGCCTGATACGCTGAAAAAAATCAGCCAATATGTGCAAGATGATACCGGATTTAAATACTCCGGTTATTTCCGTTCCGGCTGGGCCACCACGACTAACGGCGGGCCGAAGTCTTGGGCGGTGGGTTCACTGGGGCGCTTCGGTAATGAATATGACGGCTGGTATAATTTGTCGCTAAAAAAACGCGCGTGGCGTGAAGGTGACAAATCAATCTGGGCCAATGTGCAGTTTGAAGGTGACTTAGGCCTGACCCAGAGTAATGAAAGTTTTGAAAAGGGGATGTCCGGTGGCGGAATGGGGAAACTCAGCAAACTGTATGTGGAAGGTAAAGGTCTGCTGCCATTCGCGCCGGAAGCATCGGTGTGGATCGGTAAACACACGCTGCCGCAGTATGAAATTCAACTGCTGGACTGGAAAAGCAACCGTACGCTCTCTGGCGCTGGCATTGGGATAGAAAACTGGGCGTTGCCGGTGGGCTCGCTGAGTATGGCTCTGACGCGCAACGACATTGATAACTACAGCACGGTGTGCGTGGCTGGTTCTTCAACCTGCAGCGATACCACCCAGGTCAACGTTAATATCGCAGAGGTTCGCTACAAAAATCTGCCGATAACCGATGATGTTACGCTGGAGCTAGGGGCGAAATATGTCTTCGCCAATCAGACCGACGAACAGAAAGAAGCGCAAGCGGATAACGATTACTACCAGGTAAAATCCTCCTGGCTGGGCCAGGCGATTTTGCGTAATCCGCTGCTCAACGGCACCAATGAGCTGACGCTGCAGGTGGCCGATAATTCGCTGGGCAGCCAGTTTATGAACATCTCCAACGCTAACCCAGACTTCGATTACAACAGCTCATACTACGGAATTCACAGTGGCGGCATCGGCTGGCGGCTGGTGAACCAGGGCGAGGTTTATCTGAGCGATAAGATCATTATGGCGCACTCCCTGGTGTATGGTCGCGGCCACGATCTCTATTCCACTTATACTGGTGCGCACACCGATTTTGAAACGGCGCGTGTGGTGATTCGCCCGTCGTGGATCTGGAGCCGTAATATGCAGACTGCGCTAGAACTGGGCTACTTTAACCAGCAGAATCGCGTAAATAATCTCAGTTTTGATGAATCCGGTTATAAAGTGACGCTGGCGCAAGTATTTAAGGTGGATACCAGCATTCTCAATTCACGCCCGGAAATCCGTTTATATACTACGTATCTGAAAGCGCTGGAAAACGAGATCGACAATACCACCTTTAATGATGGTAAAGACTATCAGATCAGCTTAGGCGTACAGGCAGAAGTGGTGTTCTGA
- a CDS encoding beta-glucoside-specific PTS transporter subunit IIABC, with the protein MNTEVLAGNILKLVGGENNVATLVHCATRLRFKIIDNSKVNQAELEALDGVITVVKGSGQLQVVIGNRVPDVFRAIGAISGLLGENKAKQVAPEQKNNTSLLGRLIDLVAGIFTPLLGAMAAAGVLKGVLAIVLAAGWMTNDESTYVILHAASDSLFYFLPMLLAITSARKFETNIFVAVSIAGALIYPSIQQLFTAGNPVTFFGLPVMMMKYTGTVIPIIFSVWLMSIFERFLNRHIHESVRNILTPFFLLTLMVPLTLMTIGPIGVSVSEFVASLFVTIYSINPIIASALMAAAWQVLVIFGIHWGFVTVFINDISVMGHSYLKAASSPSVFAQSGALLAVMLRTKDKKLKALAGSSFIASLFGITEPGVYGVTLKLKKPFICAVIAAGFGGAIAGYAKSSAISMGMPGLLTLPIFYGEGFIGFIIGCIVAFAASLVLTLLVGFDDPAQQPAPQPTSSAPTPGEKCTVTGETTAANAAQVVDEQIVAPISGMVIPLTAVDDKVFSSGIVGQGFAIVPDEGRVYAPVDGHIASTFASGHAIGISSTGGAEILIHVGINTVQLEGQYFHMQVKEGEAVKKGQLLLTFDLDEIKHAGYDTVTPVVVTNSGAWRELHISDKPHSRFGEPVMALSL; encoded by the coding sequence ATGAATACTGAAGTGCTGGCAGGAAATATTCTTAAGTTAGTGGGTGGGGAGAACAACGTTGCTACGTTGGTGCATTGCGCCACCCGGCTACGCTTTAAAATTATCGACAACAGCAAGGTCAACCAAGCGGAACTGGAAGCGCTGGACGGCGTTATCACCGTGGTCAAAGGCTCCGGCCAACTGCAGGTAGTGATCGGTAACCGAGTGCCGGACGTATTTCGCGCCATTGGTGCGATTTCCGGGCTGCTGGGCGAAAATAAAGCCAAACAAGTGGCGCCAGAGCAGAAAAACAACACTTCACTACTGGGGCGGCTGATCGATCTGGTGGCGGGGATTTTCACCCCGTTGCTGGGGGCGATGGCCGCAGCCGGGGTACTAAAAGGCGTGCTGGCGATAGTGCTGGCGGCAGGCTGGATGACCAACGACGAAAGTACCTATGTTATTTTACATGCGGCATCAGATAGCCTGTTCTATTTCCTGCCGATGCTGCTGGCGATTACCTCGGCACGTAAATTTGAAACCAATATTTTTGTCGCGGTCTCGATCGCCGGAGCTTTGATTTATCCCAGCATTCAGCAGTTATTTACTGCGGGTAATCCGGTAACCTTTTTTGGCCTGCCGGTGATGATGATGAAATATACCGGTACGGTGATCCCGATTATTTTCAGCGTTTGGCTAATGTCGATTTTTGAACGTTTCCTTAACCGCCATATTCACGAAAGCGTGCGTAATATTCTGACACCGTTCTTCCTGTTAACGCTGATGGTGCCGCTGACATTAATGACTATTGGGCCGATTGGTGTCTCGGTCAGTGAGTTTGTTGCCTCGCTGTTTGTCACCATTTATAGCATTAACCCGATTATTGCCAGTGCGTTAATGGCTGCGGCCTGGCAAGTGTTAGTGATTTTCGGCATACATTGGGGCTTCGTGACGGTCTTTATTAACGACATATCGGTGATGGGCCACAGCTACCTGAAGGCGGCGTCCAGTCCGTCGGTATTTGCTCAGTCTGGTGCCTTGCTGGCCGTGATGCTGCGCACAAAAGATAAAAAACTGAAAGCGCTGGCGGGAAGTAGTTTTATTGCCTCGTTATTCGGTATCACCGAGCCGGGTGTTTATGGCGTGACGCTGAAACTGAAGAAACCGTTTATCTGTGCGGTCATTGCCGCTGGGTTCGGCGGAGCCATCGCGGGCTATGCCAAAAGTTCGGCGATTTCAATGGGCATGCCGGGGCTGCTAACCCTGCCAATCTTCTACGGTGAAGGTTTTATCGGCTTTATTATTGGCTGCATCGTGGCATTTGCCGCCAGTTTGGTACTGACGTTGCTGGTCGGGTTCGATGATCCCGCACAGCAGCCCGCCCCCCAGCCCACATCTTCTGCGCCCACACCAGGGGAAAAATGCACCGTAACCGGCGAAACGACGGCGGCAAACGCCGCGCAGGTGGTGGACGAGCAGATTGTCGCGCCGATTTCCGGCATGGTGATCCCACTGACGGCGGTAGATGACAAAGTTTTTTCATCGGGAATTGTCGGACAGGGCTTCGCCATTGTTCCGGATGAAGGCCGGGTTTATGCGCCGGTTGATGGCCATATCGCCAGTACCTTCGCTAGCGGTCATGCCATCGGCATCAGTTCCACCGGCGGTGCGGAGATATTGATCCACGTGGGCATTAATACTGTTCAACTGGAGGGGCAGTATTTCCATATGCAGGTGAAAGAGGGTGAGGCGGTGAAAAAGGGACAGCTCTTGTTAACGTTCGATCTCGATGAGATTAAGCATGCGGGTTATGACACGGTGACGCCGGTAGTCGTTACCAATAGCGGAGCATGGCGCGAACTGCATATTAGCGATAAACCACATTCTCGCTTTGGCGAACCGGTGATGGCGCTGTCACTGTGA
- a CDS encoding DUF1593 domain-containing protein, with amino-acid sequence MAPLNPLLSALLACTLSSACALAAPVQPEQEKTRILILSDIGNEPDDSQSLVRFLVYSNEFNVEGLIATTSTWLRDRVNPEMMLKRIDAYELALPNLRQHAAGYPSAAKLRAVVRAGRAGYGMDYVGSGKSTAASALIIQSVDKPDTRPLWINVWGGAVDLAQALYDVRATRSAEELDTFVSKIRVYAISDQDNTGEWIRAQFPTLRYITSIHAWNDYFIATWSGMSSRFAEGGDMSQVNNSWLDKHIRNQGPLGAAYPAIEYTMEGDTPSFLYLLQNGLNAPEHPEYGGWGGRYAAVTPDSRSGLRTSTSDTVMGIDGKNHRTASATIWRWREAYQNDFAARMQWSVNPDVKQTNHNPQLVLNGQPGRGIVTLQVKAGAVVKLTAQGSHDVDNNRLSYRWWQYKEPTATAMNIHFSPELKLEKSESEELSFTAPAVKTPTPFHIILQVQDDGTPSMFSYRRAIVTVTP; translated from the coding sequence ATGGCCCCGCTAAACCCACTACTCAGTGCGCTGCTCGCGTGTACCCTTTCCAGCGCCTGCGCCCTCGCCGCCCCGGTACAGCCGGAGCAGGAGAAAACGCGGATTCTGATTTTGTCCGACATTGGTAATGAGCCAGACGACTCGCAGTCGCTGGTACGCTTCCTGGTGTACAGCAATGAATTCAACGTTGAGGGGCTGATTGCCACGACCTCAACCTGGCTGCGGGATCGGGTTAATCCGGAAATGATGCTTAAGCGAATTGACGCCTATGAACTCGCACTGCCCAATCTGCGCCAGCACGCGGCAGGCTATCCAAGTGCCGCCAAGCTAAGGGCGGTAGTGCGGGCCGGCCGCGCCGGTTACGGCATGGATTATGTTGGCTCGGGGAAATCAACCGCCGCCTCGGCGCTGATTATTCAGTCTGTAGATAAACCCGATACGCGCCCCCTGTGGATCAATGTCTGGGGCGGTGCAGTGGATCTCGCACAGGCGTTATATGACGTGCGCGCCACGCGCAGTGCTGAAGAGCTTGACACCTTTGTCAGCAAAATCCGCGTCTATGCGATTTCCGATCAGGATAATACCGGCGAGTGGATCCGCGCTCAGTTCCCCACGCTGCGCTATATCACCAGTATTCACGCCTGGAATGACTACTTTATCGCCACCTGGAGCGGTATGTCGTCGCGCTTTGCCGAGGGCGGCGATATGAGCCAGGTGAACAATAGCTGGCTTGATAAACACATCCGCAACCAGGGCCCGCTGGGCGCGGCCTATCCAGCAATTGAATACACGATGGAAGGTGATACGCCTTCGTTTCTCTATTTGCTGCAAAACGGGCTGAATGCCCCAGAACATCCTGAATATGGCGGTTGGGGCGGGCGCTATGCTGCGGTTACTCCCGATAGCCGCAGCGGGCTGCGCACCAGCACTTCCGACACAGTGATGGGCATTGATGGCAAAAATCACCGCACCGCCAGCGCAACTATCTGGCGCTGGCGCGAAGCTTATCAGAATGATTTTGCCGCGCGCATGCAGTGGAGCGTCAACCCAGACGTGAAGCAAACCAACCACAACCCGCAGTTGGTTCTTAATGGACAGCCGGGACGGGGGATCGTCACGCTGCAAGTGAAGGCGGGCGCGGTGGTTAAGTTAACAGCGCAGGGGTCGCACGATGTCGATAACAATCGCCTTAGCTACCGCTGGTGGCAGTATAAAGAGCCAACGGCTACCGCCATGAATATCCACTTCAGTCCGGAACTGAAACTGGAAAAGAGCGAAAGCGAGGAACTGAGCTTTACCGCACCGGCGGTGAAAACGCCAACGCCGTTCCATATCATCCTGCAGGTGCAGGACGACGGCACACCGTCAATGTTCTCTTATCGCCGCGCTATTGTCACGGTAACGCCATAA